AGAAGCTCTCCAACCGCACCCAGATCCTTGCCGGCAACATCGCCACTTCCGACGGCGCCAAGGCGCTCATCGATGCGGGCGCGGATGCGGTGAAGGTCGGCATCGGCCCCGGCTCCATCTGCACCACTCGCATTGTCGCCGGCGTCGGCGTGCCCCAGCTCACCGCCGTCATGGACGCGGTGGAGGCGGCGCTCGCCACGGGGACGCCGGTGGTTGCCGACGGCGGCATCAAGTTCTCCGGCGACCTCGCCAAGGCACTGGCGGCGGGCGCCTCCGCCGCCATGGTGGGCTCGCTCCTCGCCGGCACCGACGAGAGCCCGGGCGAGGTCTTCCTGTTCCAGGGCCGCTCCTACAAGTCCTATCGCGGCATGGGCTCGGTGGGCGCCATGGCCCGCGGCTCGGCCGACCGCTACTTCCAGGCCGAGGTGCGCGACACCCTGAAGCTGGTGCCGGAAGGCATCGAGGGGCAGGTGGCCTACAAGGGGCCGGTCGGTGCCGTGCTGCACCAGCTCGCCGGCGGCCTGCGGGCGGCCATGGGCTATGTGGGCGGGTCCAATCTCCAGGAGTTCCGCGAGCGCGCCCGCTTCGTGCGCATCTCCTCGGCCGGCCTGCGCGAGAGCCACGTCCATGACGTGACCATCACCCGCGAGAGCCCCAACTATCCGACCAGCGTCTGACGCTGTTTGAGTGTTCACACCGGCGCGGCTCAGCCCGCGCCGGCGGCACCCCCGCCACGCATGCGCACCACGAATTCCACCAGGAAGGCCGTGGACCAGGCCACCATCATGGGGCCGATGAGCGATTCGAAACCGGCCACGGCCCGAAAGGCCCTTTTGATGCTCACGCCATCGGGACCGAGCGTGGTGTAAGTGGAGAGAGAATAATAGATGGCGTCGCGCGGGTCGCCGATGGCGTCGAGCAGCACATAGGCGCCGGCCCAGATGCACACCTCCGCGAGATGCACGAGGCTGAGGCTGAGCACCGTGGCGCTGATGATGACGGCTTCCACGAATACATGGTCCGCATAGACCTTGCCGCTGATCCGATGGCTCAGCCTCCGGCGGATGATCGCCAGGCCGATGGCGTGGGTGCACACCGTGAGCATCGCCAGCACGATGCAGACCATCGCCACCGCCAGCATCGCGCCCGAACCAATCGTCCCGTCCATATCCCGTTTTCGCTCCGTCACGTGACACACCACGTGTGAGCTTAGCACCGGCCGGTGGGATCTCACGCGTCGAGGCAAGATGTCCCCGAGCGTGAGCGGGGCGGCACGCGGCGGAAACGCCACGAAACGGATGTTTACAAACGGTATCCATTTCCTTCTTCCGCAGCGGAATACCCCTGGGGTAATTTGGATTCCAAGGGTGGCACACGAGGGGACCGACAGGCTCCGCGAGGCGGAGCCGTCCGGGCCTCTCGCGCCGGAGCCGCTCCAATGTTCGCCTCTCAGCCTCGCTTGGATTTTGCCGTCGTCGGCGTTCAGAAGGCAGGAACGACCGCACTTTTCCATTTCCTGTCCCAGCATTCCCGCATCGCGATGCCGGGCGACAAGGAACTGCACTTCTTCGACGACGACCGCCGGTGCTGGGCGCGCCCAGACTATCGCGACTACCTCTCACGTTTTCCCCGGCGGCGGGGCGCGATCCGTGGCGAGGCGACGCCCTCCTACATCTGGTGGCCGAACGCGCTTGAGCGGCTGTGGTTGCATAATCCCCATGTCCGGATCATCGCCCTGTTCCGCGATCCGGTGGCCAGGGCCCATGCCCACTGGCGCATGAGTCGGGCGAACGGCAGGGAGCCCCTCGATTTTTCCAGCGCCATCCGGGCAGAGCGGGGCCGGCTCCCGGCCGGCACTGCCGACGATGGGCGACGGCACTATTCCTATGTGGAGCGCGGCTTTTACGGCGCTCAGGTGGAGCGCCTCCTGTCCATCTTCCCACGCAGCCAGGTTCTGATGCTCCGCCAGGACGATCTGGCGCAGCACCACGGGGAAACCCTCTCGCGCGTGTTCGATTTTCGCGGACTTGAGAGGGAGTACGTCGCGCCGGATCGGATCTTCGATGGCGCCGCCGACCTGCCGGTCAGCGCCGCGGACGAGGCCTTTCTTGCGAACGCCTATGCCGCGGACCTCGAACGCTTTTCCGCGCTCAGCCGGCTCGACGTATCCCGCTGGCCGAGCGCCGACCCGGACCGGCGCATCATCGCGCCGGACGGGTGTCAGACGTTTCGGCGGGAGTCTTTCGGCGGCGTCACATCGATCATTCCGCTCTCGTCCGGCGTGCCGTAGCCGCGGGTCTCGCGCAGGTCGATGACGCGGAATGAAAAGCCGCCGTCGCGCTTCATGCCCGGCGCGCGGCCGGTGACGAGCGCATAGACGCCGCCGCCAAGAACCAGGGCGGTGATGACGATGCCGGCCACCAGGATGAGGCCGCCGACAAGCGTAAACAGGGCGAGGCCC
The nucleotide sequence above comes from Xanthobacter flavus. Encoded proteins:
- a CDS encoding ion channel, producing MDGTIGSGAMLAVAMVCIVLAMLTVCTHAIGLAIIRRRLSHRISGKVYADHVFVEAVIISATVLSLSLVHLAEVCIWAGAYVLLDAIGDPRDAIYYSLSTYTTLGPDGVSIKRAFRAVAGFESLIGPMMVAWSTAFLVEFVVRMRGGGAAGAG
- a CDS encoding sulfotransferase family protein, which gives rise to MFASQPRLDFAVVGVQKAGTTALFHFLSQHSRIAMPGDKELHFFDDDRRCWARPDYRDYLSRFPRRRGAIRGEATPSYIWWPNALERLWLHNPHVRIIALFRDPVARAHAHWRMSRANGREPLDFSSAIRAERGRLPAGTADDGRRHYSYVERGFYGAQVERLLSIFPRSQVLMLRQDDLAQHHGETLSRVFDFRGLEREYVAPDRIFDGAADLPVSAADEAFLANAYAADLERFSALSRLDVSRWPSADPDRRIIAPDGCQTFRRESFGGVTSIIPLSSGVP